In one Tachysurus vachellii isolate PV-2020 chromosome 24, HZAU_Pvac_v1, whole genome shotgun sequence genomic region, the following are encoded:
- the cep97 gene encoding centrosomal protein of 97 kDa isoform X1, translated as MAATEEASFYHPVTQMAKPEGPGLVDLSCQGIHKLDPNFCSPDTRTLILDQNHIIKLEHLEKNVAIQQLSVACNRLVRMMGVSKLTNLRVLNLPNNSIGYIEGMKDLVHLEWLNLAGNNIKVIEQLNSCIALQHLDLSDNNISHTGDLSKLSALKTLLLHGNIITSLRSSPVHFPLNLCVLSLAENEIRDLAEVSYLAPLHNLEQLSIMNNPCVMATSSLPGCDHRPYVVSWCLNLKVLDGYVVTQKEGLKAEWLYSQGKGRTFRPGQHMQLVQYLVSTCPLTSSTSLQSAEDAKLERILSKQRQHQKQLLQEGQDDSSSPLPPTQLDMDQIWSDQHWNDPAHKNLNVISQPEASEPVVQMNTWMSNTSSEHVLGAVYAHSRDGDSLVLEDMQTDEEKLHGSLLSSESAFLPVNSVVRSPSPVDSEEEELDEPDSLAPPNPARSHPHKVETATSFHTVEKGENLETDRMVHLQDSKATNAPEAGTELRGPSAMVAECHPHSAAVKIQAWWRGHWTRQQHSQAKEVRCEIRLRRLQDHIVYLTAELERVQQQQQEEKLQRMIQEEAVKFLWKQLQAMMEWQCSVKEQLSCLSPMQNITAGPIRASPKTTALPMPSEVSIPESGFHSPGDQQGVLEDSMSSAATGGSPETVRTLQPTSSPGSGADGDSQDSSLLDQYLSSVQRQEEEEEAGESCPSLLSPAHGSEASSCPDVVG; from the exons CTCTCTGTGGCTTGTAATCGGCTAGTTCGTATGATGGGTGTGTCTAAACTTACAAACCTGCGGGTCTTGAACCTCCCAAACAATAGCATTGGCTACATCGAGGGAATGAAAGACCTGGTGCATCTTGAGTGGCTAAACCTAGCAGGAAACAACATCAAG GTCATTGAGCAGTTAAACAGCTGTATAGCACTTCAACATCTGGACCTGTCTGACAACAACATTTCTCACACGGGTGACCTTTCAAAACTCTCTGCCTTAAAG ACACTTCTTCTCCATGGCAACATTATAACAAGTCTGCGTTCTTCCCCCGTCCATTTTCCTCTAAACCTCTGTGTTCTCTCATTGGCTGAAAATGAAATCCGGGACCTCGCTGAG GTGTCCTACTTAGCACCTCTCCACAACCTTGAACAGCTGTCTATCATGAACAACCCATGTGTGATGGCTACATCCTCATTGCCTGGATGTGATCATCGCCCGTATGTTGTGAGCTGGTGCCTCAATTTGAAGGTGCTTGATGGATATGTGGTGACACAAAAAGAAGG GCTTAAAGCAGAGTGGTTGTACAGCCAAGGCAAAGGACGTACATTTCGTCCAGGACAACACATGCAGCTAGTCCAGTACCTGGTTTCCACATGTCCCTTGACCTCCTCAACCTCACTGCAGTCTGCTGAGGATGCCAAGCTGGAGAGGATCCTCAGCAAACAGAG GCAGCACCAGAAACAGCTTCTCCAGGAAGGTCAGGACGACTCCTCAAGTCCTCTGCCCCCGACTCAGCTGGATATGGATCAGATCTGGAGTGATCAGCACTGGAACGATCCAGCCCATAAAAATCTGAATGTCATCAGTCAACCAG AAGCTTCTGAACCAGTTGTCCAGATGAATACTTGGATGTCCAATACATCCTCAGAACATGTCCTAGGTGCGGTTTACGCCCATTCTCGTGATGGGGACAGTCTGGTTCTAGAAGACATGCAGACAGATGAGGAGAAACTTCACGGGAGCCTGCTGTCCTCAGAGTCAGCCTTCCTACCCGTAAACTCTGTTGTCCGCTCACCGTCGCCCGTTGACAGTGAAGAGGAAGAGCTCGACGAACCCGATTCACTGGCTCCTCCAAATCCAGCCCGATCTCATCCTCACAAAGTGGAGACAGCAACAAGTTTTCACACCGTAGAGAAAGGAGAAAACCTAGAAACTGACAGAATGGTTCATTTGCAAGACAGCAAGGCCACAAATGCCCCAGAGGCAGGTACTGAGCTGAGAGGACCAAGTGCTATGGTGGCAGAGTGCCATCCACATTCAGCAGCTGTGAAGATTCAGGCCTGGTGGAGGGGACACTGGACTCGACAGCAGCACTCCCAGGCCAAAGAAGTGCGCTGTGAGATTCGCCTACGCCGACTACAGGATCACATCGTCTACCTGACGGCAGAGCTGGAGAG ggtgcagcagcagcagcaggaggagaAGTTGCAGAGGATGATCCAGGAAGAAGCTGTGAAGTTTCTCTGGAAGCAG CTTCAGGCCATGATGGAGTGGCAGTGTTCAGTGAAGGAGCAGCTCAGCTGTTTATCCCCCATGCAAAACATCACTGCTGGTCCCATTCGTGCCAGCCCTAAAACCACAGCTCTTCCTATGCCAAGCGAGGTCTCAATCCCCGAATCAGGCTTTCACTCTCCTGGTGACCAGCAGGGGGTGTTGGAAGACAGTATGAGCAGCGCCGCTACAGGCGGCTCCCCTGAAACAGTGCGAACTTTGCAACCTACAAGCTCACCTGGCTCCGGAGCAGATGGAGACAGTCAGGACAGCAGCTTGCTGGATCAGTATCTCTCCTCCGTGCAGCGccaggaagaggaggaggaagccGGAGAAAGCTGCCCTTCACTGCTCTCTCCGGCTCATGGCTCAGAGGCATCTTCCTGTCCAGATGTAGTGGGTTAA